In a genomic window of Thermoplasmataceae archaeon:
- the vat gene encoding VCP-like ATPase produces the protein MQHGDGIVLRVAEANSTDPGMSRVRLDEDSRIALGTEIGDVVEIEKAKKTVGRVYRARPEDENRGMVRIDSVMRNNCGASIGDKVKVKKVHAEEAKKITLAPIIRKDQRLKFGEGIDEFVQKSLMRRPMIETDNISVPGLTLAGHSGLLFKVIKTMPSKVPVEVGETTKIEIREEPASEVLEDVSRISYEDIGGLSDQLGRVREIIELPLKHPELFERLGIHPPKGVLLHGPPGTGKTLIARAVANESGANFFSINGPEIMSKYYGQSEQKLREIFLKAEDSEPSIIFIDEIDSIAPKREEVQGEVERRVVAQLLTLMDGLKERGHVIVIGATNRLDAVDPALRRPGRFDREINIGVPDKKGRQEILSIHTRGMPLGMDDEKKTQFLSEIANLTYGFVGADLAALARESAMNALRRYLPEIDLDKPIPMEILEKMSVTEDDFMEALKGIEPSSLREVTIEIPNVKWTDIGGLESVKSELREAVELPLLKPEIFKRLGVRASKGFLLYGPPGVGKTLLAKAVASESNANFISVKGPEVLSKWVGESEKAVREIFKKAKQVAPTIVFLDEIDSIAPSRGSYGDSGVTERIVNQLLTSLDGIEVLQGVVVIAATNRPDIIDNALLRAGRFDKLIYIPPPDKESRYNILLVHTRNMPLTKDVDLKKIAEKTEGYVGADLENLCREAGMMAYRQSPDATEVNEKNFSDALKAIRPSVDDEVIKFYKGLSDSVGKNVVEHRKKIEETGLYQ, from the coding sequence ATGCAGCATGGTGACGGTATAGTGCTCAGAGTCGCCGAAGCGAATTCAACTGATCCCGGCATGTCTAGGGTCAGGCTTGATGAAGACTCTAGGATCGCTTTAGGAACCGAGATTGGCGACGTTGTTGAGATTGAAAAGGCAAAAAAAACTGTCGGGCGTGTATACAGGGCCAGACCGGAAGACGAGAACCGGGGAATGGTCCGAATCGACAGTGTCATGAGAAATAACTGCGGAGCTTCAATTGGTGACAAGGTGAAGGTAAAGAAGGTCCACGCAGAAGAAGCCAAGAAGATCACCCTGGCACCTATCATAAGGAAGGATCAAAGGCTTAAATTTGGGGAGGGAATTGACGAGTTCGTACAGAAGTCCCTCATGCGCCGACCCATGATTGAAACGGATAACATCAGCGTACCGGGTCTCACACTTGCCGGTCATTCCGGCCTGCTTTTCAAGGTAATTAAGACAATGCCAAGCAAAGTCCCTGTGGAGGTCGGCGAAACTACCAAGATCGAGATCAGGGAGGAACCAGCTTCAGAAGTTCTGGAAGATGTGTCAAGAATAAGTTACGAGGATATTGGGGGACTTTCTGACCAGCTCGGCAGGGTTAGAGAGATCATAGAACTCCCGCTCAAGCATCCGGAGCTATTTGAGCGTCTGGGCATACATCCTCCCAAGGGAGTCCTCCTGCACGGCCCACCCGGAACGGGTAAAACGCTGATCGCGAGGGCTGTTGCCAATGAGTCAGGCGCGAATTTCTTCTCCATAAACGGACCAGAGATCATGAGCAAATACTACGGTCAGAGTGAACAGAAACTCAGGGAGATTTTCCTGAAAGCAGAAGATTCAGAACCGTCTATCATCTTCATTGATGAAATAGATTCCATTGCACCCAAAAGGGAAGAGGTACAGGGGGAGGTGGAGAGGAGAGTCGTTGCCCAATTGCTGACCCTGATGGACGGACTCAAGGAAAGAGGGCATGTTATAGTTATTGGCGCCACAAACAGGCTGGACGCAGTTGATCCGGCACTGAGAAGACCAGGAAGATTTGACAGAGAAATCAACATAGGCGTGCCGGACAAAAAGGGCAGGCAAGAAATACTTTCAATACATACAAGGGGGATGCCTCTGGGAATGGACGACGAGAAAAAAACACAGTTCTTGAGTGAAATTGCCAATCTGACATACGGATTCGTTGGAGCCGACCTAGCCGCACTCGCAAGAGAGAGTGCCATGAACGCGCTTCGTCGCTATCTGCCAGAAATTGACCTGGATAAACCCATTCCCATGGAAATACTGGAGAAGATGTCCGTTACCGAGGATGATTTCATGGAGGCTCTCAAGGGCATCGAGCCAAGCAGTCTTCGTGAGGTGACAATCGAAATACCGAATGTTAAGTGGACTGATATAGGCGGCCTTGAATCTGTGAAGTCTGAACTGAGAGAAGCCGTTGAATTACCTCTCCTTAAACCGGAAATATTCAAGAGACTGGGTGTAAGAGCATCAAAGGGATTCCTGCTCTATGGCCCACCTGGAGTAGGGAAAACTTTGCTTGCAAAGGCAGTGGCCAGCGAAAGCAATGCCAACTTCATCTCGGTAAAGGGACCTGAAGTGTTAAGCAAATGGGTGGGCGAGAGCGAGAAAGCAGTTAGAGAAATATTTAAGAAGGCAAAACAGGTCGCACCAACAATCGTTTTTCTTGACGAAATAGACTCCATCGCCCCAAGCAGGGGAAGCTACGGGGACTCAGGCGTGACAGAGAGAATTGTGAATCAGCTACTTACCTCACTGGATGGGATCGAAGTCCTGCAGGGTGTGGTTGTAATAGCTGCCACGAACAGGCCTGACATTATTGATAACGCACTTCTGAGGGCAGGCAGGTTCGATAAACTCATCTACATACCTCCACCCGACAAGGAGAGCAGGTATAACATCTTGCTGGTACATACTAGGAATATGCCACTTACAAAAGATGTTGACCTCAAGAAGATCGCGGAAAAAACCGAAGGTTACGTTGGAGCAGATCTCGAGAACCTGTGCAGGGAGGCGGGAATGATGGCATACAGGCAGAGCCCCGATGCCACAGAGGTTAACGAAAAGAACTTTTCTGACGCCCTAAAGGCCATAAGGCCATCCGTGGACGACGAAGTAATAAAGTTCTATAAGGGCCTTTCCGACAGTGTTGGAAAGAACGTCGTTGAGCACAGAAAGAAAATAGAGGAAACCGGATTATACCAGTAA
- a CDS encoding alpha/beta fold hydrolase translates to MATFVLVPGAWLGSWVWKKITPLMVKDGHKVFPVTLTGMGERVHLARKEYGIDIAIQDVVNTLEYEELRDVILVGHSFAGKVISAVYDRAPDRISMLIYLDASIPKKTRKPQGGKESMQADELNLMTKLANEQGEGWKIPLDEEFRSICFDIKGPDREWFDSKITPWPAKLAFDSITLSEKYDSVKKAYIFCIRPGEKFSEEDMKYIDSLDGQHRIIETDHYPMINKPDQLMKALEELIL, encoded by the coding sequence ATGGCAACATTTGTGCTTGTTCCGGGAGCATGGCTTGGTTCCTGGGTGTGGAAAAAGATAACACCATTGATGGTTAAGGATGGACATAAAGTTTTTCCCGTAACACTGACTGGCATGGGGGAGAGGGTTCACCTTGCCCGGAAGGAGTATGGAATAGACATTGCAATACAGGATGTCGTCAACACACTGGAATATGAAGAACTCCGGGATGTGATACTCGTAGGTCACAGCTTTGCGGGGAAGGTTATCTCTGCGGTCTATGACAGAGCTCCTGATCGAATCAGTATGCTAATCTATCTTGATGCTTCCATCCCGAAGAAAACTAGAAAACCTCAGGGAGGAAAAGAGAGCATGCAGGCAGACGAGCTGAATTTGATGACAAAACTCGCAAATGAACAGGGAGAAGGTTGGAAGATACCACTGGATGAGGAATTCAGGTCCATTTGTTTTGATATTAAAGGACCGGACAGGGAATGGTTTGACTCCAAGATTACACCATGGCCTGCTAAACTTGCATTCGATTCAATCACTCTGAGCGAAAAGTATGACTCAGTGAAAAAAGCCTACATATTCTGCATTCGGCCGGGAGAAAAATTTAGCGAAGAGGACATGAAATACATCGATTCTCTTGATGGGCAGCACAGGATAATAGAGACCGATCATTATCCTATGATAAACAAGCCTGACCAGCTGATGAAAGCACTCGAAGAGTTGATCTTATGA
- a CDS encoding helix-turn-helix domain-containing protein, which yields MLIEAKTIYVMPFWNGIMEEIEFKLRNKTVFSEISREFPDMTILRWCSSVIDYVEVYGDPQRSTEVKTRLMSATKDLKSQIVSAEIRDQTVSAAISCRCTVENSTIRLAEKMNLLWVAPAKYSDGYEMIRLISFSPEDTMKFYTAASRIGDVEIQKKTTIEPDSLRRMYTISLNEVFTGFSTKQLIFLRDAVSMGLFSTPRKIMVEDLARSKGVSKSTMQEHLNKAKNKLMKSLEPYINLFLDSNTSEN from the coding sequence ATGCTTATTGAGGCAAAGACCATATATGTGATGCCGTTCTGGAATGGTATCATGGAGGAAATAGAGTTTAAGCTTCGAAACAAGACTGTGTTCTCTGAAATCTCTAGAGAATTCCCAGATATGACAATACTAAGATGGTGCAGTTCTGTAATAGACTACGTGGAAGTGTACGGGGATCCTCAGCGTTCCACAGAGGTTAAAACCAGGCTTATGAGTGCCACAAAGGATCTCAAGAGCCAAATAGTCAGTGCGGAGATCCGCGATCAGACTGTTTCTGCGGCCATCTCCTGCAGATGTACTGTGGAGAATTCCACCATAAGGCTGGCAGAAAAGATGAACCTGCTGTGGGTTGCGCCGGCAAAGTATTCAGACGGATACGAGATGATAAGGCTCATATCATTTTCACCAGAGGATACCATGAAATTTTACACTGCTGCTTCAAGAATCGGTGATGTGGAAATACAGAAGAAGACCACCATAGAGCCGGATTCACTGAGGAGAATGTACACCATATCGCTGAATGAAGTATTCACAGGATTTTCGACAAAGCAGCTCATATTTTTGCGAGATGCTGTTTCTATGGGCTTGTTTTCAACCCCGAGGAAGATCATGGTAGAAGACCTTGCTAGATCAAAGGGCGTGTCCAAGTCGACTATGCAGGAACACCTTAACAAGGCAAAAAACAAGCTCATGAAATCCTTGGAACCTTATATCAACCTGTTCCTTGATTCCAATACATCTGAAAACTAA